The sequence below is a genomic window from Aureispira sp. CCB-E.
TGTTACTTTTTTGGATAAATGTGCTATAGCAGGTAAAACATAATTCAAGCGAACCCGTTTTAAACCCGATTCGTAATAAACAGAATCGACTAAGACCGTACTGTCTCTATTGTCATGTCTAACAACAAAAGTATCTCCTAAGCTAAGAGACAAATCAGCTACCAATAGCTCAATTGTATCAAGGGAGGAGGTGCTCGAAGAATTAATAGTTCCAATGAACCATATTTTTCCTAAACTAGTATCTTCTCTCAAAAAGCCATTGGTAATACCTACGTTTCCACTTAAGTTATAATCAATAGACTGGTTACTTTTTTCTCCAACTTTATAGTATGAAAGACCATTGATTAAGGTATCTTCAATGGCTATTTTATGTACGGTTCTACTTTGTCCTAATTGACAAAAATTTACATCCCATTGTGTTGTGTCAGAACCAAAAATAGTTTGATAGTTTTGTGCAAAATTTAATTGGGTAAACAAAATACAAATAACGACAACTGAAAAAAATCTATATCTCATATAATGTGTGTTGCAGAGTATAGGAGCGCAAAACTCCTTCTCTAGGTAAAAGAAAGAGCAGCTATTCGGGGGAACGAATATAAGTTGTTTATTGCTATAACGACGAAAATTGTTTAAATGTTGCTAATCTATATATGATACTTTGGTTTTTAGGTCAAATGTTTTGCTTACAAGAGAATATAAGAACGCAAAATAAAGACAATAGCAATTTACTTTACGCAGCACTTAGCTGCTTTAGAAAGATGTAAAAAATAGTGAAAAAAATGTATATTAGAGTAGGGAGGACTTTAGAAATAGGATAATAAGCCAAAAATAAACAAAGTACTTATGGTTATAAGTATGTTGTTACAATACCTCAAATTATCCTAGCGCATTCTAAAAAACATTACTCCGTTGAAACCACGCAGTAGCAGTGCAGAACTCTCTCACGAGCCTGCGAGCTAAATCATTGTCTAACGGCGAAGCCCTCACGGAGTAATCTTCGTTAACGGTCATTTTTTATTGCTCGTACAAAATTTACTTAAATAACCTTTATTATAAAAAAAGGAAAATGAAATTATACGTTTTAATTTTTATTCTAATCATATTAACAGCATCTTGTAAAAATAATCAAATGGATGAAAAAGAAGTAGAATTAGGTCTCGTGCCGATTACAACAGCATCAGAAGCAGCAAAGAAGCATTTTGAGAAAGCACGGTTTTTAGTTCAAAATGGGATAAATGGCAATCCGATAGAGCATTATGAAAAAGCAATAGAACTAGACAGTACTTTTGTTAGAATGTATAATTTTATTTCTATTTATTCACCAGATGATTCGATAAAGAAGATAAATCACACCCTTGCCAAAAAATACAAGCATCTAGTATCTAAAGAGGAACAAATCTTAGTGGAAGCTACAGAATATAGATTTAAGAATCCAGAGGATAATAATGAACGCCAATTATTCAAATTAGCCGAAATGTGCCCTCTAGATAAATATCTACACCATACCATTTGTTTTTTACTGTTTCGGAAAAATCCCAAACAGGCAATTGTTGCTGGTGAAAATGCTGTTAGACTAGATCAGAATTATGGTTCTGGGTATAATATTCTAGGATATGCATATATCAACAATAAGGAACTAGACAAAGCAGAAAAAGCATTTGATAATTTTATAAGGTGTGAACCTGAAAATGCGAATCCTTATGACTCAAAAGCTGATTTACTATTGCGATTGGGTAAATATAAAGAGGCTTTAAGCCTAAAACAGAAAGCCTATGAATTGGATGCTTCTTTTGATTGGATTCCTGAGGAAATAGTTAATATTAAAGCAAAAATTGATTCTATCGAATAAATGAATGATGGCAGTTGAGTGCTTGACAGTATTGGTTATTTTACGATCAATTTTCGAACTTCTACAAATTCGTTTCCTCGAATTTGAACCAAATAAACAGCATTGGGAAGGGGTGACAAATCCAAGCTGAGTTCCAAAGCACCACTAGGTATGTTGAAACTTTGGATATGTTTGCCAGCAAGGTGCATTATTTTAACTTCCAAATCTTCGTCCAGTGGTTTGTCCAAAAGAATTTGTGCTAGTCCTTCTGTTGGATTAGGCAAGATTTTGAATCCCCATTTTTTTTGAGAAATAGGTTGCAAACCAACTATTACAGAAATGACTTGAGTACTTGTGCAAGCACCGTTGTTTACACTTAGGCGAACGGTATAGTTACCTGAACTATTATAAGTATGTGTAGGGTTTTGTTGGGTAGAAGTAGTATTGTCTCCAAAATCCCATAGCCAGTTATTAGCATCTGAGGAAAGGTCATTGAAATTAAATACCCCGCCACCATTATCGGTGTAGGAAAATAAACTAGTTATCGGTGTAATCGTAACCGTATCCAACGTAGAAATGCATTGAGGACCTCGAATTTCTATATCATAAAAATAGTAATAATAGCTCAAGGAATCCCCGTTGTTGGCTGAAGAACTATTGATACTCATATAGCCATTTTGGACATAAGGATAATTTGAATTGGACTCATGTCGATACAAATCTACATTATTGCCACCGATATAGTAATAACCACTTTCAGGAACTAAAAAATCTAAATTTATTCGTTGCCCTCCATTCGCTAAATTGATGGTGACTTGGTCAACAATGGAGTTGGGGGTAGGAATTGCCCCATCGTGATTTGTTCCCTTAACGAGGTAAAAGGTTCGAGGACCAGCACCATCTGCATCTACCCACGCAGAAACAATTTCAAAACTTCGACTGGCTCTAAAATTAAGTGCTCCAAAATAGGGACTAGAATGGTACGTTCCAATTCCTGTATTGTACGAACGCCCAGTAGTGAATGGGAAGACATTTCTACCGTTTTCCACATAGTAAGTTTGCGTTTGCCCAACATTAGGAACGGTTAATGTGTCACCAATATGAATGACTCGATGGGCACTGTCTTTCCAATAGACTATCCCTAAAACAGAGGTAGCAATAACAGCCGTATCTCCCAAGCAAAGTTCTATATCATCTACAGAGGGAGTAGGAGGAAGATTGCTAAGAGTAACCTGTCGAGTAGTAGAGTCTGCCCCCATTCCATTCGAGACAATTAATTTAATAATATAGGAGCCACTATTCTGATAAGAATGGACAGGATTTTGAGCAGTAGAAGTATACCCATCTCCAAAGTCCCAAAACCAAAATTGAGGTACATCAGTACTATTATCAAAAAATGAAATGGTCGGTTTACAAGAAAAAACACTGTTGGTACTAAAGGCTGCCGTAGGTGCTGTGGTTACTACCTGACAGTTGATAGGCAAATCAAAGGCTTCGATTTGATCAGAACGATTAAAAACAGAACCCTGCTCTGCACTATATCCAAAGCCTCTCTTGGCAAAAACATTCCAAATTAGGCAATTATGAGCACCACCATATAGAATGGAATCTGCTTTCAAAATAGCATCTCGACCATCAAGCATACCCGCATTGCAAGGCTGAATTTTTAATGCTTCCATGGCTAAGAGCATGGCTATGTTGTTGCCCCCATTGCCATGATACAAGTCGGGATCAGGTACCCCTCCATACGCATCAATTAAAGCCCATGTTAAGTCCCATAATACGGTGGCAAAAATAAAACCTGTGCCATGTGGTGCTGAAATTTGAGTGGTGTTATTAGAAGCGCCATAGGTATATGGATTGACAGCAAAATCTGTGGAATAAGGTGCTGGGCGTAATCCTGAACCTGTAGAGACTTGATTGGAGACATAGGTGCCAAAGCCTCTAGAATCTTCGCCTTGATCTCCTGGCTCAATGGTTAAGACAAGAGCAAACCAATCGCTCCAACCTTCGCCTGTTTGTTCTGGATTCGTCAAGCAATTAACATTACTAGCGCCTCCTGTTAAACGCTTCGAAATGCCATGGCCATATTCGTGAACAATAATTCCATTATCAAAATCACTGTCTCTAAGATTGTTGTTCGTACCATTGTTGCTTATAGAGGCATTGATGGTCGTACTATTGACAAGTTCATTTTTTATGACAATGCCATCGTTTTGGCTAATCATAATGGATGGAATACTTATGTTGGTATTGGTACCAAGCATTTGGAAAGGGGGACCAGACGTATTGTTTATAACAACAACAGCAATAGCCCCTGCGTTTTCGACAGCTTCAATCTTATCTGTTAGGTTACAACCCCCAAGATCTATAAGAGCAATTTTTCCAAACAAAGCAGCTGAATTCATAATGGTTCCACAGGCATCGTGGATCGGAGGAAGGTTGTCCTCGACTAGAACTAAGTTAGCTACGATTGCTGTTTGAGGCAAACCAGAACCAAAAGTAGCCCCTGCTGCTGTATAATTTCCTGCTATATTAGAAGGAGTATTAATCGTTAAATAATTTCCTAAACTACTTCCTGTGCTATTCCATAAAAAAAGTTGCATTCTAGGTTTGCTTCCATCTGGAGGCGTCATAAAACTAGCGTTGTTCATATTGGCACTATCTTGTGCTTCTGCTAAAAGTTCGTCTCCGTCCAATGCAAGACTTCCTCCTCGTCCATAATTGTTGTTTTGAAAATTTCCAGATGCTTCGTCAAAACCATAGTTATACCAAATGTCATGCATCATATTGTTGGTATAAAAAAGATTACTAATAGCAGCAGATTGATAGGTACTTGGGTGTGTGCCTGGGTTATAAGGAAAATTAAATTCTAGAGAGCTATTTCCATTAGGGCTAAAACCTGGTAAATTGTTATTGTTGGTGTCTTCATAAGCATAAACATTATTTCCTCTAGTAATGGTGTATTCAGGACCTGCGATGGCATTTGTATCGTGCCATCCATAAGGCGAAGCTAGAATATCTGCGGGATTAGAAACAAGGTAACGGCTTCCGTGAATGGGGCTTTCAATAGGAAGCGGGAAAACGGTATATTGATCGGGCTGCATTTCTAAATCAGCAAAAGTGCCTTGTGGTGTTGAAGGTCTGGTGATATTTGTAGGATGATTGGTGCAAGAAGAAGAAGAAGAACGATGTGCAAAACTGCAATGAGAAACCCAATCGTTTTGGGCAACTAGAGTCCCTTGCTGGGCATCAATTTGTAGGGACCAATAATGTTTAGCATCTAAGGTGTAAATAGACAAGTCCCATACTAATTTGATTTCTGTGTCGGTAGTAGCTGTGTACATCAAACGAACAGGAATATTTTTTCTAGAAATATTGCCTTTGTCATAAATGAAATGCGTAGAATGAATTGTTTTTATTTTATGTAGTGTTTCAAGACTGTCCATTTGCAAATACTGGGCGGCTAATTGAATTGCTTGTGAAGCAGAAACCGTGGGAACTGTTTGAGTTACCTTTTGATGAACATTGTTTATTAAGCGATTGTTCATGTAGAGCACTTTGTTTTCTTTTAGGACAAAGTTAGCAAGCCCGTTTGAAATGGGAATGTCTAGGTGTGTTTGTTGTATATAAACATGAGTTGCGTTGCTGGCACTAGATGTGTGCATATCTGTTATTTGCCAGTTAGAAATGTCCGAAGGGTGCAACTTCTGTTCAACAGCATGTGTTTCCAAAAAATCTTGAATAATGATTTGGGGATGCTGTGCTATTATAGGAACGAGGAACCATAAGTTGAGTATAACAAGGAAGGTAAATTTCATACGTAAAAAACTATATACTTTATTATAATAGGGGAACGCAGCATGTAAAAATACATTTTTGTTTGGTGAAAAGCGAGAAGATGTGGATTATGACTTAAGAAAAAATTAAATAATTCGTTTTTTTTTACTTAAAATGAACAAATAATACTTGACTTTTACATATAAAAAGCCACCCCTTAGCATAAAAGAGGCGGCTTGTAGTTGTGTCCTTGTAAAAAGGGGGGATTATTGAAGCACTAATTTTCTGATTTCTGAAAAATGTTCACCTTTAATTTGCACCAAATAGACAGCAGCAGGGAGTTCCGATAAATTTAAATCTAGATGACTCTGCCCTGTTTTAATTAAACTTGTTTGGATGGTCTTACCACTCATATCCGTTATCAAAACATTCAAATCCTCTTTAGCGGCTTTGTTTAGTAGGATGCTAGCTAACCCACTCGTTGGATTGGGTAGTAAGGAAATATTGAGTCGTTGAGTGTTGGTTTGATTGATGCCAACAATAACTGAAAACGTTTGTGTACTGGTACAAGCTCCGTTGTTAATGGTTAGTGTGATTGTGTAAGAGCCTGCGGTTGCGTATGTATGTGTAGGGTTTTGCTGAGTAGAAGTCGTGTTATCTCCAAAATCCCAAAACCAGCTTGTTGCCCCAATAGATGCATCTGTAAAACTGACAATATTATTGTTATTGGTATAAGAGAAGTTACTAACAACTGGAGTGATGGTAACGGTGTCTAGGGCAGAGATACATTGAGGCTCTCGCACTTCAAAATCGTATAGATAGTAATAATAACCAGTAGGATTGGTCGTTGCCGAGGAATTGTTGATGGTCATATATCCTCCCAAAGTATAAGGGAAACTGGCTCCACTACTATTTCTGTATAAATTGACATTATTACCACCTATATTATAATTACCAGCAGCAGGTACCATCAAATTTAAGTTGACACGTTGAACACCATCTGCCAAGTTTACAGTGACTTGGTCTACGATACCATTGCCACTAGGAGGCGTTCCGTCATTGTTTGTACCGTTGGCTAGATAGAATGTACGAGGACCGGCACCGTCTGCGTCTACCCACGCAGAGACAATTTCGAAACTTTGATTGGCTGTAAAGTTTAATGCTCCGTGATAAGCCGAAGCATGATAGCCACCCGCTCCAATCGTATTATCACTAGGACCAACATATTGAGAAGCTGCGCCAACCGCATTTTCAACATAATAAGTTTGAGTAGAACCAACATTAGGTACCGCCAATGTATCACCAATGTAAACAATGTTATTGGCTATGTTTTTCCACTGCGCCACTCCTGTAACTGTTGCAGGAACAAAAGCGGTATCTCCTGCACAAACTTCAATATTATTAACAACAGGAGTAGGAGGCAAGGCAATAGTTACTTGTTGAGTGGTAGAGTCCATGCCTACTGTATTGGTGACAACTAGTTTTACAGTATAGACACCACTAGCACTATAGGTATGTGTAGGATTTTGTATGGTAGATGTATTGCCGTCTCCAAAATCCCATGCCCAAGATTGAGGTATATCCGTACTATTATCTGTAAAAGAAATAGTAGTAATACAAGCATTGTTGCTATTGGGACTAAATGCAGCCACAGGCGGAGCAGTTGCTGTTTGACAAATAGGAGGCAAATCAAAGGCCTCTGTTTGGTCAGAGCGGCTTGCTGGACTTCCTTGATCCGCGCTATATCCAAAACCTCTCTTAGCAAAAACGCCCCAAATTAAACATCTGTGTGCACCATTGTACAATAATTGGTCGGCTTGTAGAATAGCATCTCGTCCATCAATCATACCTGGATTGCAAGGTTGTAGTTTTAAACCTTCGATCACTAAGTTCATAGCAATATTATTGCCTCCTGTTCCATTGTATAAATCAGGATCAGGGATACCACCATATTGGTCAATTAGTGCCCATGTTAAATCCCAAAGCACTGTAGCAAAGATAAATCCTACCCCATGCGGTTCTGATATTTGACCCGCATTATTAGATGCACCATAAGTATAGGGATTGACAGCAAAATCTGTGGAGTAAGGCGCAGGTCGAATGCCTTGTCCTGTTACAGGTTGATTGGATGCGTAAGTTCCAATACCACGGACATCAGCGCCCAAATCGCCAGGCTCAATGGTTAACATTAAACCAAACCAATCGCTCCAGCCTTCTCCCATTTGTTCTGCGTTGCTCAAACAGTTGGCATTGTTAGCGCCACCTGTTAGACGAGTTGAAATACCATGCCCATATTCATGAGCAATGATCCCATTGTCCAAATCTCCATCTTTTACATTACTAGGTGTCCCTCCATTGCTAATGGTTGCGTTAACAATTCCTGCTGCCATTTGTGCTTTAATGGCATTGCCATCATTTTGCTCAATCATAATGGATGGAATGGTAATAGTGTTGCTAGCTCCTCCCATTTGGAAAGGAGCACCTGCTACATTGTTCACAATAATAGCAGCAACAGCGCCCGCATTTTGTGCAGCTTCAACTTTAGCAACAAAAGAACAGTTTCCACGATCAATAACCACAATTTTTCCTGACAAAGAAGCGGCATTCGTAACTGTTTCGCAGCCATCGTTAATAGGGGCGGTATTGTCTTCTATCAAAGCTAAATCAGCGGTAATAGGAGTTGTTGGAAGTCCAGGACCAAAGGAGGCATCAGCTGCATTGTAACTACCAGCGATGCCTGAAGGGCTATTGACATCCAAATAATTGCCGCCGCTGCCACCTGCACTGTTCCATAGGTACATTTGCATTCTTGGGTTTCCGCCATCTGGAGGTGTTGCAAAGTTGGCGTTGTTTGTTCCACCACCATCTTGGGCTTCTGCCAAAACTTGGTCGTCGGCTATGCCTCCACGCCCATAGTTGTTGAACTGAAAATTACCACCTGCTTCATCAAAACCATAACGATACCAAATATCGTGCATCATGTTGTTCATGTAAAATAGATTGGTGATGGCAGCAGGTTGATAAGTGCTAGGATTGGCTGTTGCATTATAAGGAAAATTGAACTCCAAAACATTGGTTCCATCAGGACTAAAACCTGGAGCGTTATTATCAGCAGCATCCTCATAAGCATAAACATTGTTTCCTCTTGTGATGGTATACTCTGCTCCATTTGCCCCATTGGTGTCATGCCAACCATATGGCGAAGCAAGCGTATCGGCAGGATTGGTTACAATCGAACGAGTTCCATGACTGGGGCTTTCTAAAGGCAGTGCAAACACAGTATATTGATCAGGCTGCAGCATTGTTTCAGGCGCACTAAAATTAGTTGGTGGTTTCAAAAAGGTGTTATGGTTTTTATTATGGCATTTTGAAAATGGGGAATGAACGAAATTGCAGTGAATGACCCAATCGTTTTTATCAATCAAAATACCTGTTTGGGCATCTATTCGTACCGACCACCAATGTGCTGCGTCTAACGTGTAAATGGATAAGTCCCAAACCAATTTTACCTCATCATCAGAGCTAGCATGATACATTAATCGTACGGGAATGTTTTCTTTTGAAATGCCTCCTGTATTGTATATAAAATGATGCTTGCTGATAGGTTCTAGAGCTTTTAGAGCTGTTGGTGTTTTTAATTCCAATTGTTTGGCAGCAAGCTGAATGGCCTGAACTGGGTTAATGGTTGGAGTTGTGTAGTTAGCCTTTTGAGAAAGTCTAGTTATTAGGCGATTTCCCATGCTAAGAACTTTACTATCTTTCAAAGCAAAATTTGCTATTCCGTTGGATACAGGTATTCCCTGATGCTCTTGCTGTATGTAGACATGTGTTACACCACTAGTACTTGAAGTATGATGACTAGTTATACTCCAATGAAGGATGTCTTGAGAAGTTAAGTTTTGTTCTTTGTGATTTTTGTCTAGAAATTGTTGAATAACCGTAGAAGTGTTTTGAGCATGAAGCGTTGCTGTACTGAGCAAAAAACTCAGTAGCATAAAGGCGAGTTGTTTCATAATAGTAACAATTGAATTTGTTGTACTGTAAAAAAAATATCAGATTGGTGTATTACGGGGAGATGTTGTGAAAATACATTTTTATTTGGCAAAAACTCACTTGATTGAAATTATCAATTGGGTAAATAGAAAATATATGGCTAAAATTTTACAAAAAGTTAAGGGGGATTGTTTTGTGAAACCTTAGTTTTGGAAAAAAGGAAATCCCTACTGTTGACTTTTCAACAGTAGGGATTGGTTGGAAATGTATTATGATGGACTTTTGCCCAAGGTATTTTATTCTTTAATTAATTTTCTTACTTCAGAGAAGTTCAAGCCATAAATCGACACGATGTACACTGCACTAGGCAATTGTTCTATGTTCATTGTGAATTCTGTCAGACCTCTTTTTAAAGTCGCTGTTTGAAGCACCTTGCCTTCAATGCTTGAAATTTGTACTGTCAAGTCTTCTGATGCAGCTTGATTTAGGCGCAACGTAGCCCAGCCACTAGCGGGATTTGGAAGCAAAGTAACCATTGGCATCGCTTGGTTGGGAGTACGAACACCTAAAATGCCATTGATAATTTGAGTCGAAGTACAAGCATCACCATTGATTGTTAACGACACTGTATAAGCATTTCCGTTGGGGTAAGTGTGTACAGGGTTTTGCTGTGTAGATGTTGTTCCATCACCAAAATCCCAAAACCAAGAAGTCGCCCCAGAAGATCCGTCTGAAAAAGTAAATGTATTGTTGGTATTTGTATAGGTGAAGTAACTAGATACTGGAATAGCAAATGCTGTATCTTGAGGAGACACACAGCGCGGTTCCCTAACTTGTAGGTTATAAAAATAATAATAACTATCGTTTGGTGCACTTGAAGAAGAACTGCTATTGATTGATATTAAACCAGGAATAGTGTACGGGTAAGAAGCGCCTGTTGTGTTGATATAGAGATCGGGTGTTTCACTTCCTAAATTATAATTTCCAGAATCAGGAACAGATAAATTAAGCAACACTTCTTGCCATCCTGCACGCAAAAATACAGTGGCATCATCTATAACAGTTGTTGGAACAGTTCCCGTTGTATTTTCGTCTTTTGCTAAGAGAAAGGTTCGTACACCGTCTCCTTCGGCATACACCCACGTAGAAACAATTTCTAAAGCTTGATCAGCTCTGAAATTTAAAGCACCATAAGGAGAGTTGTCTAGCGTAGCCATACCAATAGAGCTATCTGGAGCACCAATAAATTGAGAGGGAGTGCCTGTTAGATTTTCTGCGTAGTATCTTCGGATAGAGCCAACATTAGGAACCCATAATGTATCTCCTTGTTGAATAATCGTATTAGTCATATCTTTCCATTGAATAGTTCCACTGCCTGTAGCGACTAACATAGCTGTATCTCCTGGGCATACTTCATCGCCAATCGCAATTGGAGCGGGCGGTAATGTGATTGTAATTTGTTGTGTCATCGTATCACTGCCCATATTATTGGTAACAATCAATTGAACATCATAAACACCATCTGAGATATAAGCATGAGATGGATTCTGTTGGTTAGAGGTAGCACCGTCGCCAAAGTCCCACAACCATTGTTGAGGAGTGGAGGTGCTAGAATCTGTAAATGAAATTATAGAAACACAACTATTTAATGAACTAGGTGTAAATGCTGCAATTGGTGGAGCTGCGGCAATCATACAAACAGGGGAAAGATCAAATGCTTCCGTTTGATCTACTCGACTAGCAGAACTTCCTTGATTGGCACTAAAACCAAAGCCCCGCTTGGCAAAAACTTCCCAAATAAGGCATTCATGTGCGCCATTGTATAACAATTGATCTGCTTGTAAGATAGCATCTCGACCATCAATCATACCAGGGCTACAAGGTTGTAATTTTAATCCTTCAATAATTAAATTCATAGCAATATTATTTCCTCCTGTACCATTGTACACATCTGGGTCAGGCGTACCGCCATAAAAATCAATCAAAGCCCAGTTCAAATCCCAAAGAGCAGTAGCAAATATAAACCCAACGCCATGAGGTTGAGAAATTGCACTAGCATTATTAGAATTGCCATAAGTATATGGATTGACAGCAAAATCAGTAGAATAAGGTGCAGGACGAATACCAGGTCCTGTATTGGGTTCTCCTTTGACATAAGTGCCAATACCTCTAATATCTGTGCCCTGATCACCAGGTTCTAAGGTCAACATGAGACCAAACCAGTCGCTCCATCCTTCACCCATTTGTTCTGCATTGTGTAAACATCCTGAGTTGCTTCCTCCTCCAGTAAGACGAGTTGAGATACCATGACCATATTCATGTGCGATGATTCCATTATCTAAGTCACTGTCCTTGTCACTAATGCCAGCATTATCAATAGAACCAGAAACTGGACCAGAGAGGAGTTCTGTTTTGATAGGATTCGCACTAGATGGCAAAATCATAATCGAAGGAATTGTGATAGGACTACTAGGGGTACCGCCCATTACAAAAAGAAAGCCTAGGTTATTGACAATAACAACGGCAACTGCACCAGCATTTTGTGCTGCCAAAACTTTCTCTGCAAAACTACAAGTACCTTGGTCTATTAGTACAATTTTTCCATTTAATTGTGCTGCATTGACGATACTGTCACAACCATCATTGGTTGGAGATACAGCATCTTCTAATACAACAAGATCTGCCGTGATTGGAATAGCAGGAAGTTCAGGACCAAAGGCTGCACTTGAAGCCATATAAGTACCAGCTAGATTGCTTGGGCTATTGATGGTTAAAAAATGCCCAGTATTACTACTAAATGGCCAAATATACATTTGCATTCTAGGGCGTAACCCATCTGGAGGAGTGGCGAAGTTCGCATTGTTGATTCCACTACCATCTTGGGTTTCTGCACGAACATAGTCTCCTGCTAATCCACCATTATTGTAGTTGTTTTGTTGAAAATTGCCACTAGCTTCATCAAACCCATAACGATACCAAATATCATGCATCATATTATTCATATAAAAGAGGTTTGTAACAGCGGCATCTATATACGTTGGAGGTTGAGCTCCATTGGTGTAAGGGAAGTTAAATTCTAAAATAGAGCCACCATCAGGACTATAGCCAGGACTATTGGTATCGGAAGTATCTTCATAGGCATACACATTGTTCCCTCTTGTAATTGTATATTCAGCACCAATATTGCCATCGGTATCGTGCCAACCGAAAGGAGAAGCAGCAGTGTCGGAAGGAGCCGTAACAATAGATCGAGTTCCATGTGAAGGACTTTCGGTAGGCAAAGCAAAAACTGTATATTGGTTTGGAGCCAACATTTTTTCTGGTGCTTGGTAAGATTGCGGTTGATGTGTATGATGCTTGCATTTGCTAAAAGGCGAGTTGTCGAAACGGCAATGGGTTACCCAATCGTTTTGATCTAATAAATCACCTGTTTGAGCATCAAGACGTACTGACCACCAGTGAGCAGCATCTAAGGTATAAATTGATAAGTCCCAAACTAATCGAATGGCTCCTGTTGTTG
It includes:
- a CDS encoding T9SS-dependent M36 family metallopeptidase yields the protein MKVLQIALLYLLGSTSLFAQSSSEIIQAFLEQKQQELHLTSEDITGWTVTNHHKSKQSGAIHVYIRQMHQGIPVFNGVANFALKDGKVFSMGNRLVDHIAQNSNYTTPTISPQQAIHLAAKALNLPKPTGLKTIDALSNKHFIYNSGNISLENIPVQLMYYSTTTGAIRLVWDLSIYTLDAAHWWSVRLDAQTGDLLDQNDWVTHCRFDNSPFSKCKHHTHQPQSYQAPEKMLAPNQYTVFALPTESPSHGTRSIVTAPSDTAASPFGWHDTDGNIGAEYTITRGNNVYAYEDTSDTNSPGYSPDGGSILEFNFPYTNGAQPPTYIDAAVTNLFYMNNMMHDIWYRYGFDEASGNFQQNNYNNGGLAGDYVRAETQDGSGINNANFATPPDGLRPRMQMYIWPFSSNTGHFLTINSPSNLAGTYMASSAAFGPELPAIPITADLVVLEDAVSPTNDGCDSIVNAAQLNGKIVLIDQGTCSFAEKVLAAQNAGAVAVVIVNNLGFLFVMGGTPSSPITIPSIMILPSSANPIKTELLSGPVSGSIDNAGISDKDSDLDNGIIAHEYGHGISTRLTGGGSNSGCLHNAEQMGEGWSDWFGLMLTLEPGDQGTDIRGIGTYVKGEPNTGPGIRPAPYSTDFAVNPYTYGNSNNASAISQPHGVGFIFATALWDLNWALIDFYGGTPDPDVYNGTGGNNIAMNLIIEGLKLQPCSPGMIDGRDAILQADQLLYNGAHECLIWEVFAKRGFGFSANQGSSASRVDQTEAFDLSPVCMIAAAPPIAAFTPSSLNSCVSIISFTDSSTSTPQQWLWDFGDGATSNQQNPSHAYISDGVYDVQLIVTNNMGSDTMTQQITITLPPAPIAIGDEVCPGDTAMLVATGSGTIQWKDMTNTIIQQGDTLWVPNVGSIRRYYAENLTGTPSQFIGAPDSSIGMATLDNSPYGALNFRADQALEIVSTWVYAEGDGVRTFLLAKDENTTGTVPTTVIDDATVFLRAGWQEVLLNLSVPDSGNYNLGSETPDLYINTTGASYPYTIPGLISINSSSSSSAPNDSYYYFYNLQVREPRCVSPQDTAFAIPVSSYFTYTNTNNTFTFSDGSSGATSWFWDFGDGTTSTQQNPVHTYPNGNAYTVSLTINGDACTSTQIINGILGVRTPNQAMPMVTLLPNPASGWATLRLNQAASEDLTVQISSIEGKVLQTATLKRGLTEFTMNIEQLPSAVYIVSIYGLNFSEVRKLIKE
- a CDS encoding T9SS-dependent M36 family metallopeptidase, giving the protein MKQLAFMLLSFLLSTATLHAQNTSTVIQQFLDKNHKEQNLTSQDILHWSITSHHTSSTSGVTHVYIQQEHQGIPVSNGIANFALKDSKVLSMGNRLITRLSQKANYTTPTINPVQAIQLAAKQLELKTPTALKALEPISKHHFIYNTGGISKENIPVRLMYHASSDDEVKLVWDLSIYTLDAAHWWSVRIDAQTGILIDKNDWVIHCNFVHSPFSKCHNKNHNTFLKPPTNFSAPETMLQPDQYTVFALPLESPSHGTRSIVTNPADTLASPYGWHDTNGANGAEYTITRGNNVYAYEDAADNNAPGFSPDGTNVLEFNFPYNATANPSTYQPAAITNLFYMNNMMHDIWYRYGFDEAGGNFQFNNYGRGGIADDQVLAEAQDGGGTNNANFATPPDGGNPRMQMYLWNSAGGSGGNYLDVNSPSGIAGSYNAADASFGPGLPTTPITADLALIEDNTAPINDGCETVTNAASLSGKIVVIDRGNCSFVAKVEAAQNAGAVAAIIVNNVAGAPFQMGGASNTITIPSIMIEQNDGNAIKAQMAAGIVNATISNGGTPSNVKDGDLDNGIIAHEYGHGISTRLTGGANNANCLSNAEQMGEGWSDWFGLMLTIEPGDLGADVRGIGTYASNQPVTGQGIRPAPYSTDFAVNPYTYGASNNAGQISEPHGVGFIFATVLWDLTWALIDQYGGIPDPDLYNGTGGNNIAMNLVIEGLKLQPCNPGMIDGRDAILQADQLLYNGAHRCLIWGVFAKRGFGYSADQGSPASRSDQTEAFDLPPICQTATAPPVAAFSPNSNNACITTISFTDNSTDIPQSWAWDFGDGNTSTIQNPTHTYSASGVYTVKLVVTNTVGMDSTTQQVTIALPPTPVVNNIEVCAGDTAFVPATVTGVAQWKNIANNIVYIGDTLAVPNVGSTQTYYVENAVGAASQYVGPSDNTIGAGGYHASAYHGALNFTANQSFEIVSAWVDADGAGPRTFYLANGTNNDGTPPSGNGIVDQVTVNLADGVQRVNLNLMVPAAGNYNIGGNNVNLYRNSSGASFPYTLGGYMTINNSSATTNPTGYYYYLYDFEVREPQCISALDTVTITPVVSNFSYTNNNNIVSFTDASIGATSWFWDFGDNTTSTQQNPTHTYATAGSYTITLTINNGACTSTQTFSVIVGINQTNTQRLNISLLPNPTSGLASILLNKAAKEDLNVLITDMSGKTIQTSLIKTGQSHLDLNLSELPAAVYLVQIKGEHFSEIRKLVLQ